One region of Peromyscus eremicus chromosome 4, PerEre_H2_v1, whole genome shotgun sequence genomic DNA includes:
- the LOC131909622 gene encoding fumarylacetoacetate hydrolase domain-containing protein 2A: MLSSGRRRLFSALLQVQKMPCQPSRDMRLVQFQTPHLEEPHLGLELGIGGGLVDLNTFDPTLPKTMMQFLEQGETTLSVAKRALATQLPILPRSQVTFLAPVTRPDKVVCVGMNYADHCKEQNVRVPKEPIIFSKFSSSIVGPYDEIILPPESEEVDWEVELAVIIGKKGKHIKATDAMAHVAGFTVAHDVSARDWQMRRNGKQWLLGKTFDTFCPLGPALVTRDSIADPHNLKICCRVNGEEVQSSNTNQMVFKTEDLIAWVSQFVTLYPGDIILTGTPPGVGVFRKPPVFLKKGDEVQCEIEDIGVIINKVV, from the exons ATGCTGAGCTCTGGTAGGAGGAGGCTGTTCTCAGCTCTGCTGCAAGTTCAGAAGATGCCTTGTCAACCCTCTAGAGATATGAGACTGGTACAGTTCCAGACACCCCACCTGGAGGAGCCTCACCTGGGCCTGGAGTTAGGGATTGGTGGGGGACTTGTAGACCTAAACACTTTTGACCCCACACTCCCCAAGACAATGATGCAGTTCTTGGAGCAGGGAGAGACTACCCTCTCAGTGGCAAAAAG agccctggctaCCCAGCTGCCAATCCTCCCTCGGTCGCAGGTGACCTTCCTGGCCCCTGTCACCCGGCCAGACAAGGTGGTGTGTGTGGGCATGAATTATGCAGACCACTGCAAAGAACAGAACGTGAGGGTGCCCAAGGAACCCATCATCTTCAGCAAGTTCTCCAGTTCTATTGTGGGGCCCTATGATGAGATCATCCTCCCACCAGAGAGCGAG GAGGTGGACTGGGAGGTGGAACTGGCTGTGATCATTGGAAAGAAAGGCAAGCACATCAAG GCCACAGATGCCATGGCTCACGTGGCTGGCTTCACTGTGGCTCATGATGTGAGTGCtcgggactggcagatgagacgCAATGGAAAGCAGTGGTTACTGGGAAAAACCTTTGATACTTTCTGCCCCCTGGGCCCTGCCTTGGTTACCAGGGACAGCATAGCAG ATCCACACAATTTAAAGATCTGCTGCCGAGTGAATGGGGAGGAAGTCCAGAGCAGCAACACCAACCAGATGGTGTTCAAGACTGAAGACCTGATAGCCTGGGTTTCCCA GTTTGTCACTCTTTATCCGGGGGACATCATCCTGACTGGGACTCCTCCAGGGGTTGGTGTGTTTAGGAAACCTCCCGTCTTTCTCAAG AAGGGTGATGAAGTCCAGTGTGAGATTGAAGACATCGGTGTCATCATCAACAAGGTGGTGTGA